The following proteins are encoded in a genomic region of Populus trichocarpa isolate Nisqually-1 chromosome 13, P.trichocarpa_v4.1, whole genome shotgun sequence:
- the LOC7477762 gene encoding putative F-box protein At1g50870, producing MDFSNIVRAQNQVREQKGMASHLTNNHVIIADILSRLPVKALSRFNCVCKLWYCMINSDPGFQALHHSRSWRNPRFLFRLSDFDFNPLEHLGYRYAYNFVSTDTEGKNICLMQIKVHEPVKLILPGCFGLLVFSTDTRIHVCNPSTRRILALPDYKSKIAGFGVGYLSSIRRHKIVRLIPRRPSSLHLECSVFTLAPGEEGFSWRVLNDQCPYLVDQFSLPAFANETIYWKIDRQQALNRHNDFIVSFNIRYEKFMTITHPADWIPTSNLDWRSPIRNSTQLVELRGTLCMIQTLASSHVAVWKLADHKNSMWVKICMIDTSRIHPNFVGEVQCIKDGEIIFNSASNHLLYYDVRKKTFRKKMLPHSAENLTSYCESLTSLTR from the coding sequence ATGGATTTCTCAAATATTGTAAGGGCTCAAAATCAAGTGAGAGAACAAAAGGGGATGGCTTCTCACCTCACAAATAACCATGTTATCATAGCAGACATTTTATCAAGACTTCCTGTGAAGGCTCTCTCAAGGTTCAACTGTGTATGCAAGTTATGGTACTGCATGATTAATTCAGATCCTGGTTTCCAAGCCTTGCACCACAGTCGGTCGTGGAGGAATCCTCGGTTCCTTTTCCGATTGTCTGACTTTGATTTTAACCCTCTTGAACACCTCGGATACCGATATGCTTATAACTTTGTTTCGACAGATACTGAGGGGAAAAACATCTGTCTGATGCAAATTAAGGTGCATGAACCTGTTAAACTCATATTGCCAGGTTGCTTTGGTTTGCTTGTCTTTTCTACTGACACACGTATTCATGTGTGTAACCCTAGCACTCGTCGAATTCTAGCACTGCCGgattataaaagtaaaatagcAGGATTTGGGGTCGGGTATCTGAGCTCAATAAGAAGACACAAGATCGTGCGGTTAATTCCTCGAAGACCATCAAGCCTTCATTTAGAGTGCTCAGTTTTCACTCTTGCTCCAGGGGAAGAAGGATTTTCATGGAGGGTGCTGAATGATCAGTGCCCGTATTTGGTGGATCAGTTCAGTCTTCCAGCTTTTGCAAACGAAACAATTTACTGGAAAATCGACCGTCAGCAAGCCCTCAACAGGCATAACGATTTCATTGTATCGTTCAATATTAGATACGAGAAGTTTATGACCATTACTCATCCTGCAGACTGGATTCCTACTTCTAATCTTGACTGGAGATCACCAATTCGAAATTCAACGCAACTGGTGGAACTACGAGGGACTTTGTGCATGATACAGACATTAGCATCCTCTCATGTGGCAGTATGGAAACTGGCGGATCACAAGAATAGCATGTGGGTAAAAATATGCATGATCGACACAAGCAGAATTCATCCGAATTTTGTTGGAGAAGTCCAGTGCATCAAGGATGGAGAAATCATATTCAACTCAGCCAGTAATCATCTGCTCTACTATGATGTGAGAAAGAAAACATTTAGAAAGAAGATGCTACCGCACTCTGCAGAAAATCTTACCAGTTATTGCGAAAGTCTTACTTCCCTAACAAGATGA